The genome window GGTAAAGTAATTGTATCTGGTATCTCGATAACATGTTTATTCAGAAGTGGAATAAGTATGACGTGATATGTCCCACaatctttgatttgatttgaatctgcCACAAGAGGGCATAAGAGTCTTGTGGGTCATGCTTTCATGATGGAATTATAGCTCTGTGTTAACATGCCCACTGTTTGTCTCGTAGGATTTGTCCAACAATCACCTACAGTCTGAAGGGGCTGAGTGCATAGCAAAAATGTTGCTCGATAACATTTCCATCAAATCCATCAAACTTTCAGGTAGTACACACAGATTTGAAAATGGAAACAAAAAGAATGGTCTGTTAGATACTATATTTCTCTACTCTATTTCTGAATCTTTTTATATAAACAATTTCTTCACAGGGAATGGATTCATAGAGGACGATGCTAAAAGTTTTGCAGATGCCCTGGCAGTAAGTGAAAAGAAATGACATTCAAACATGCAGGCATATTGATGATATTACTGCCATTGGAGTCTATAGCTAGCTACTTGCAATATATCTCCCTTTAGAACAACTATAGAGTAAAGGAGCTGGACTTGAGCCACAATCAGTTctgtgggagaggtggagagcATCTGGGCCAGATGTTAGGTAGAGACCATTTCATTTTATGTCTGCATCTCACATCATTACGGCTGAGCAGTCTCATGGAGTATACAGGCAAATGGAGTCATTAGGGTTAGAATCATGTTTTGAGTGTTTTGCATCTGCTGTCACTAATGTAATCCTACAGCAAACAATGAAGCGCTGGAGGTACTAGACTTAAGCTGGAACCATCTGAGAATGAAAGGAGCTGTGGCTTTCTGTGCCGGCCTCAAGGTTTGGATAAACATACTCAACCCAATTCCCACATTTAAGGTGTAAGTTcgtaaaaaaaagagaaaaaaaagagtaaAACAGTGTGTGATCAAAATACCTACCATTCACATAGGTGAACGTGACCCTGAAACACCTGGACCTGTCCTGGAATGGCTTTGGGAATGAGGGGGCCTTGGCTTTAGGAGAGGCACTGAAATTCAACAACACTCTAGTGTACCTGGACCTCAACAACAACCGCATCACCAACGAGGGGGTGGGCATGCTGTGCAAGGGGCTGGAGGCCAACGACACTCTCAGATCACTGATGGTAGGTGCTTGATGGACAGGGCACACACCCATTGACCTGTGTGGTATGAAACTAGGGTGactttctatgttttgtgtccaTGCAGCTGGCTTATAACTCTCTGACAGTGGAGGGGGCGCTGGCTCTTGTTACTGTGGTCAAGAACACCCCCAAAGCTGCTCTGGAAGAGATCAACATATCTGTGAGCGTTGTTGTTCTCTTCTTAATGTACAGAAGTGTTTTAGTCCCTGCATTTGAACTTAatattttgtgtttgtgtgtagaatgtgttggTGAATGAGAACTTTGTGCAGCTGTTGGATCTGACATGCCAGGAGCATCCATCTCTAGAGGTGCAGTATGGAGGGGTCGGGGGCTTTATCGCTAAGAAACCACCCAAACGCCTTGACCCAATGAAAGTCATCCAGGTACTGTGGTAGGCTACTATTACTCATAAAACAATTTTAGTCATGTAGAAATGTAGTAATCACAAGTGATATCATTGCATACCAGTGTAGTGTATTTTTTGGGTTTACGGCTAATAATACAACTAGGACCTATTTTATGGCTGTTATTAAAGACAGTGCAAGATTTGAAATAGGGAGGAATTTTTTAAGACAAAAAACCCCCGTCCCAACTGCTCTATTCTTTTCTTTGAAGGATTATCTGGATGAACGGAAGCTGCGTCTTTGGGACTTCTTTCGGAAAATTGATAAAGATGGGACAATGCGAGTGCCTGTGGCAGACTTCAGGAAGGCTGTGCAGGTCTCAAACTAATTGCTCATTCCATAGTCCCTGACATTTGCAAGGTCTGTTGAGCTAATGCATTTCCAATGCTCCAAGATGTACTTTATATTGAAGTTAGTGGCCAGCTAGCTTATAGTCTTTATTTGTTTACCCTTATGTCTTATGGAACCATTACAGCAATCCAACATCCCCTTGGATCGATACCAGATTGAGGAGTTGATTCAGAGACTGGATCGTGAAAGGACAGGGATGGTAGACTACAGGTGGGCTTTTATCATAAGAACAAACTGCCAGAGTGGGGAGACCATTATGGGTGTGTAAAGAAAACACCTAACATCAGCAATAACCTGAGAACTGAACAGAAACTTGTCATAAGCTGTCTACACCTGTTTACCCTACAAACAAAACATGAGCAGACCTTTATGGTCAGAGTGTTGAAGTAGGTGCTGTCTTATCTATGTGTAATTGCTTGTAGTGCCATGCCAATGTTTTACCCATTCAAAAGCTGAGAAAGTCCAGTTTACATCTGACTTGAAATTAAATGAGTTTAAGTGAAtcatcacattaaatacattcTTTGGTGTCTCCTCAGGGGTCTGGCCGACACCAGGAAGCAGATGATGCGGGACCACCGGTGGCAGCTGCGTAAGGTGGAGT of Salmo salar chromosome ssa01, Ssal_v3.1, whole genome shotgun sequence contains these proteins:
- the lrrc74a gene encoding leucine-rich repeat-containing protein 74A, which translates into the protein MSVLSLESLCLADNDSPSSAEDLDLEDKWDTDLEVDEVKKTSKDTSTAEIYLQACKLVGVVPVSYFLRNLGTSTMNLNHHGLGPPGGKALAIALVTDMHITNLELADNYLLAEGARYLLEMLKANFTIQHLDLSNNHLQSEGAECIAKMLLDNISIKSIKLSGNGFIEDDAKSFADALANNYRVKELDLSHNQFCGRGGEHLGQMLANNEALEVLDLSWNHLRMKGAVAFCAGLKVNVTLKHLDLSWNGFGNEGALALGEALKFNNTLVYLDLNNNRITNEGVGMLCKGLEANDTLRSLMLAYNSLTVEGALALVTVVKNTPKAALEEINISNVLVNENFVQLLDLTCQEHPSLEVQYGGVGGFIAKKPPKRLDPMKVIQDYLDERKLRLWDFFRKIDKDGTMRVPVADFRKAVQQSNIPLDRYQIEELIQRLDRERTGMVDYRGLADTRKQMMRDHRWQLRKVESRQKKEKQKSERILKTFQSAVEANTPRSSMVMSPGGTKEDSSGPQHFSATPLSSWHHIVMSNSSRYSVTNLSSEHIHLPMLGGSTHQRPTSSPTMRSYSQPNLMDDSPRYPQSKPSSAQGMLSDSNPDVDHTKLSPTANHLTRSSPALNSKQPDTKTKTTKVKKKKKRVDKTPHEQNQTRSSK